In one Burkholderiales bacterium GJ-E10 genomic region, the following are encoded:
- a CDS encoding preprotein translocase subunit SecA — protein MFSTFLTKIFGSRNQRLLRDFQKSVARINALESTLTPLTDEQLTAKTGEFRTRHASGESLDDLLPEAFAVVREASRRVMGMRHFDVQLIGGMVLHQGRIAEMRTGEGKTLTATLAVYLNALSGKGVHVVTVNDYLASRDAEWMGRLYRFLGLSVGVILSQQDGGDKRSAYAADITYGTNNEFGFDYLRDNMEYRIEDRRQRGLNFAIVDEVDSILIDEARTPLIISGPSEDNTDLYRLVNEIPPLLTRQESEDGEGDFWVDEKGHQIHISEGGHEKVERILAQRGLLGEGESLYSPHNIMLMHHLNAALRAHHLFHRDQHYVVQGGEVIIVDEFTGRLMPGRRWSEGLHQAVEAKEGVAVQQENQTLASITFQNYFRMYGKLAGMTGTADTEAYEFQEIYGLETVVIPTHRPAIRIDRQDKIYRTAREKYNAILADIRDCYKRGQPVLVGTTSIENSELIAGLLQAEKLPHQVLNAKQHEREADIVAQAGRPGMITIATNMAGRGTDIVLGGSIEKQIEAVRSDPSLDPAAAQERAARMRAEWQQLHDQVLAAGGLMIIGSERHESRRIDNQLRGRSGRQGDPGESRFYLSMEDSLLRIFAGDRMRMIMDKLNMPEGEAIEAGMVTRSIETAQRKVEARNFDIRKQLLDYDDVSNEQRKEIYRLRNEILESQDVSAMAANLRHGLFTDLVRGFIPPDTVEEQWDVAGLERALAEDWQISLPIARWLDEEEQIDDDAVIERVLAAADAVYDAKLALVDREAFAGFERSIMLSTLDQQWREHLSALDHLRQGIHLRGYAQQQPKQEYKREAFELFGALIDRVRAEVVRVLMHVQIQSAEEIERTEEQIEREAELRAGRAQAQHADFAAAMAAIGAGDVEAEAAALLSAVPAGSEEASGHTFRRAADKIGRNDPCPCGSGKKYKQCHGKLA, from the coding sequence ATGTTTTCGACATTCCTCACCAAGATCTTCGGGAGTCGCAACCAGCGGCTGCTGCGGGATTTCCAGAAATCCGTCGCGCGCATCAATGCGCTCGAGTCCACGCTCACGCCGCTGACCGACGAGCAGCTCACCGCCAAGACCGGGGAATTCCGCACGCGCCATGCGTCCGGCGAGTCGCTGGACGATCTGCTGCCCGAAGCGTTCGCGGTCGTCCGGGAGGCGTCGCGCCGGGTCATGGGCATGCGGCACTTCGACGTCCAGCTCATCGGCGGCATGGTGTTGCACCAAGGCAGGATCGCCGAAATGCGCACCGGCGAGGGCAAGACCCTCACCGCCACCCTGGCGGTGTATCTCAACGCCCTGTCCGGCAAGGGCGTGCACGTGGTCACCGTCAACGACTACCTGGCAAGCCGCGATGCGGAATGGATGGGCCGCCTCTATCGGTTCCTGGGCCTGAGCGTCGGGGTGATCCTGAGCCAGCAGGACGGCGGTGACAAGCGCAGCGCCTACGCCGCGGACATCACCTACGGTACCAACAACGAGTTCGGCTTCGACTACCTCCGCGACAACATGGAGTACCGGATCGAAGACCGCCGCCAGCGCGGCCTGAACTTCGCCATTGTCGACGAGGTGGATTCGATCCTCATCGACGAGGCGCGCACGCCCCTGATCATTTCCGGTCCGTCGGAGGACAATACCGATCTGTATCGACTCGTCAACGAGATTCCGCCGCTGCTGACGCGCCAGGAGTCCGAGGACGGCGAGGGGGATTTCTGGGTGGATGAAAAAGGCCACCAGATCCACATCTCCGAAGGCGGCCACGAAAAGGTCGAGCGCATCCTGGCGCAGCGCGGTCTGCTCGGCGAGGGCGAAAGCCTCTACTCGCCGCACAACATCATGCTGATGCACCATCTCAATGCGGCCCTGCGGGCGCACCATCTTTTTCACCGCGACCAGCACTACGTGGTGCAGGGTGGCGAGGTGATCATCGTCGACGAGTTCACCGGGCGCCTGATGCCCGGGCGGCGCTGGTCGGAGGGGCTGCACCAGGCGGTCGAGGCCAAGGAGGGGGTGGCGGTTCAGCAGGAGAACCAGACCCTTGCATCGATCACCTTCCAGAATTATTTCCGCATGTACGGCAAGCTCGCGGGGATGACCGGAACGGCCGACACCGAGGCCTACGAGTTTCAAGAGATCTATGGGCTTGAAACCGTGGTCATCCCGACCCATCGTCCCGCGATTCGCATCGACCGGCAGGACAAGATCTACCGCACGGCGCGCGAGAAGTACAACGCGATCCTGGCCGACATTCGGGACTGCTACAAGCGCGGCCAGCCGGTGCTGGTGGGCACGACCTCGATCGAGAATTCCGAGTTGATCGCCGGTCTGCTGCAGGCGGAAAAGCTGCCGCATCAGGTTCTCAACGCCAAGCAGCACGAGCGCGAGGCCGACATCGTCGCCCAGGCTGGACGTCCCGGGATGATCACCATCGCGACGAACATGGCCGGCCGCGGTACCGACATCGTGCTGGGCGGCAGCATCGAGAAGCAGATCGAGGCGGTGCGGAGCGATCCGTCGCTCGACCCCGCCGCGGCGCAGGAGCGCGCGGCGCGCATGCGCGCCGAGTGGCAGCAGTTGCACGACCAGGTGCTGGCCGCGGGCGGCTTGATGATCATCGGCTCCGAGCGCCATGAGTCGCGTCGGATCGACAACCAGTTGCGCGGCCGCTCCGGCCGGCAGGGCGATCCGGGCGAATCGCGCTTCTACCTGTCCATGGAAGACTCGCTGCTGCGCATCTTCGCGGGCGACCGCATGCGCATGATCATGGACAAGCTCAACATGCCCGAGGGCGAAGCCATCGAGGCGGGCATGGTGACGCGGTCGATCGAAACGGCGCAGCGCAAGGTCGAAGCGCGCAACTTCGACATCCGCAAGCAGTTGCTGGACTATGACGACGTCTCGAACGAGCAGCGCAAGGAGATCTATCGCCTGCGCAACGAGATCCTGGAATCCCAGGACGTGAGCGCGATGGCGGCGAACCTTCGCCACGGCTTGTTCACGGATCTGGTGCGGGGGTTCATTCCGCCGGACACCGTTGAAGAGCAGTGGGACGTTGCGGGACTGGAGCGTGCGCTGGCGGAAGACTGGCAGATATCCCTGCCGATCGCGCGCTGGCTGGACGAAGAGGAGCAGATCGACGACGACGCGGTGATCGAACGGGTGCTCGCGGCGGCCGATGCCGTCTATGACGCCAAGCTGGCCCTGGTCGATCGCGAGGCGTTCGCGGGGTTCGAGCGCTCGATCATGTTGAGCACCCTCGACCAGCAGTGGCGCGAGCATCTTTCCGCCCTAGACCACTTGCGGCAGGGCATCCATCTTCGCGGGTATGCGCAGCAGCAGCCCAAGCAGGAATACAAGCGCGAGGCCTTCGAGCTCTTCGGAGCGCTGATCGATCGTGTGCGGGCCGAGGTGGTGCGGGTGCTCATGCACGTGCAGATCCAGTCCGCCGAGGAGATCGAGCGCACGGAGGAACAGATCGAACGCGAAGCCGAACTGCGGGCCGGTCGCGCCCAGGCGCAGCATGCGGACTTTGCCGCGGCGATGGCCGCGATCGGGGCCGGCGATGTCGAGGCGGAAGCCGCGGCGTTGCTGTCGGCAGTGCCTGCCGGGTCGGAGGAAGCCTCCGGACACACGTTCCGCCGCGCCGCCGACAAGATCGGCCGCAACGACCCCTGCCCCTGCGGCAGCGGCAAGAAGTACAAGCAGTGCCACGGCAAGCTCGCCTGA
- a CDS encoding UDP-3-O-[3-hydroxymyristoyl] N-acetylglucosamine deacetylase codes for MVEIPVSAMAVGDTRMASTLDQGGVRIATVEHLMSALAGLGIDNCYVDVDAAEIPIMDGSAASFVFLIRSVGIVEQAAARRFVRVRKPVEVREGSGDQAKWARLEPHFGYKLRFSINFNHPAIDSTTQDVEVDFDRDDYVAAVSRARTFGFVNEVEALRAAGLALGGSFENAIVMDEYRVLNTDGLRSGDEFAKHKILDALGDLYLLGHPLMAAYRAHRSGHALNNQLLRALLAAPESYEIVRFEDARQAPRAFRAAGSATY; via the coding sequence GTGGTCGAGATCCCGGTATCCGCAATGGCGGTTGGCGATACCCGCATGGCATCGACGCTCGATCAGGGCGGCGTCCGGATCGCCACGGTCGAGCATCTGATGTCCGCGCTGGCCGGCCTCGGAATCGACAACTGCTACGTCGACGTCGATGCGGCGGAAATCCCGATCATGGACGGGAGCGCGGCGAGTTTCGTGTTCCTGATCCGCTCGGTGGGCATCGTCGAGCAGGCGGCGGCGCGGCGCTTCGTGCGCGTGCGCAAGCCGGTGGAGGTGCGGGAAGGAAGCGGTGACCAGGCGAAGTGGGCCCGACTGGAGCCGCATTTCGGCTACAAGCTGCGGTTTTCGATCAACTTCAACCATCCGGCGATCGATTCGACGACGCAGGACGTCGAGGTCGATTTCGATCGCGACGACTACGTTGCGGCGGTGTCGCGGGCCCGCACGTTCGGGTTCGTCAACGAGGTCGAAGCCTTGCGGGCGGCGGGTCTTGCGCTCGGCGGCAGCTTCGAGAACGCGATCGTGATGGACGAGTATCGGGTCCTCAACACCGACGGCCTGCGCAGCGGCGATGAATTCGCCAAGCACAAGATCCTGGATGCGCTGGGAGACCTGTACCTGCTCGGGCACCCCCTGATGGCGGCGTATCGCGCGCACCGCTCCGGCCACGCGCTCAACAACCAATTGTTGCGGGCGTTGCTGGCGGCCCCGGAGTCCTACGAGATCGTCCGCTTCGAGGATGCCAGGCAGGCGCCGCGCGCGTTTCGCGCCGCGGGATCGGCGACCTATTGA
- a CDS encoding WGS project CAEQ00000000 data, annotated contig 2392, whose amino-acid sequence MLDRGDPDAALIERRCHAGIANRHCGYRDLDHRMAVGPAKDDAGVRRGGTQDQFDPRPAVQADADGARNGA is encoded by the coding sequence ATGCTCGACCGTGGCGATCCGGACGCCGCCCTGATCGAGCGTCGATGCCATGCGGGTATCGCCAACCGCCATTGCGGATACCGGGATCTCGACCACCGGATGGCAGTCGGTCCGGCGAAAGACGATGCCGGTGTCCGGCGGGGCGGGACGCAGGACCAATTCGACCCGCGTCCCGCTGTGCAGGCCGATGCCGACGGTGCGCGCAACGGCGCGTAA
- a CDS encoding rh-like protein/ammonium transporter, with amino-acid sequence METLKTSSDVLFLLLGAILVLAMHAGFAFLELGTVRKKNQVNALVKILADFSVSTIAYFFIGYTIAYGVNFFSGADALAQKSGYELTRFFFLLTFAAAIPAIISGGIAERAKFRPQLAATFVLTGFVYPFFEGIAWNGAYGIQAWLHATFGAEFHDFAGSVVVHAMGGWIALPAVLLLGARHGRYTKDGAVAAHPPSSIPFLALGAWILTVGWFGFNVMSAQTLGKISGLVAVNSLMAMVGGTLAALVLGKNDPGFVHNGPLAGLVAVCAGSDLMHPIGALVVGAVAAGIFVGMFTLTQNRWKIDDVLGVWPLHGLCGAWGGIAAGIFGAKALGGLGGVSFLSQLIMTCAGIAVALAGGALVYGALKAVLGLRLDREEEFNGADLSIHHITATPERDPNW; translated from the coding sequence ATGGAAACCCTCAAAACCAGCAGCGACGTGCTCTTTCTCTTGCTGGGTGCAATCCTGGTGCTCGCGATGCATGCCGGCTTCGCGTTCCTGGAACTGGGCACCGTTCGCAAGAAAAATCAGGTCAACGCGCTGGTCAAGATCCTCGCGGACTTTTCGGTGTCGACGATCGCGTACTTTTTCATCGGCTACACGATCGCCTACGGCGTGAACTTCTTTTCGGGCGCCGACGCGCTGGCGCAGAAAAGCGGTTATGAACTGACGCGCTTCTTTTTTCTCCTCACCTTCGCGGCCGCGATCCCCGCCATCATCTCCGGCGGCATTGCGGAGCGCGCCAAGTTCCGCCCGCAATTGGCGGCGACGTTCGTGCTGACCGGATTCGTCTACCCGTTCTTCGAGGGCATTGCGTGGAACGGCGCCTATGGCATCCAGGCATGGCTGCATGCAACGTTCGGCGCGGAATTCCATGATTTCGCCGGTTCGGTCGTCGTCCATGCGATGGGCGGCTGGATCGCGCTGCCGGCGGTGCTGCTGCTCGGTGCGCGGCACGGCCGCTACACCAAGGACGGCGCGGTCGCCGCCCACCCGCCGTCGTCGATCCCATTCCTGGCGCTCGGGGCGTGGATCCTCACCGTGGGCTGGTTCGGGTTCAACGTGATGAGCGCGCAGACGCTCGGCAAGATTTCCGGGCTCGTCGCGGTTAATTCGCTGATGGCCATGGTCGGCGGCACCCTGGCCGCGCTGGTCCTGGGGAAGAACGACCCGGGCTTCGTCCACAACGGGCCGCTGGCGGGGCTGGTCGCGGTCTGCGCCGGTTCCGACCTGATGCATCCGATCGGCGCGCTCGTGGTCGGCGCGGTCGCTGCGGGGATCTTCGTGGGAATGTTCACGCTCACGCAGAATCGCTGGAAGATCGATGACGTGCTGGGCGTCTGGCCGCTGCATGGTCTGTGCGGCGCCTGGGGCGGCATCGCCGCGGGCATCTTCGGCGCCAAGGCGCTGGGCGGTCTGGGCGGCGTGTCCTTCCTGTCCCAGTTGATCATGACCTGCGCCGGCATCGCGGTCGCCCTCGCCGGCGGTGCGCTGGTGTATGGCGCATTGAAGGCCGTTCTCGGCCTGCGCCTGGATCGGGAAGAGGAGTTCAACGGCGCGGATCTTTCGATCCACCACATCACGGCTACGCCCGAGCGCGATCCGAACTGGTGA
- a CDS encoding putative peptidase, translated as MQIIFVDRRLSRARTVHLTRTGFFAAFAGFGFLVFATTAVIFAVTVRLAVTGHIPYVRNLVAFMAHDQIQRDEMTAQTKVSAMAKMVGTMQAQLLRLDALGERVSKLAGINPETFRFGDLPGEGGPLDPGARQVSIGELQQQVASVDKQVEQRADYLRVVESELVANQASDALLPHGTPVRTGYIGSGYGERLDPFTGRWSLHPGIDFDAPKGTPILAAAGGVVVRAQRTPDYGNMVEIDHGNGLSTLYGHASRLDVKVGDIVRKGQEIAEVGSTGRSTGPHLHFEVRVHEVPQNPTRYLAALQHGFRGKGRRWVRAKVVPPAEAVSVQ; from the coding sequence GTGCAGATTATTTTCGTGGATCGGCGTTTGTCGCGCGCGCGGACGGTGCATCTCACCCGCACCGGGTTTTTCGCCGCGTTTGCCGGCTTCGGTTTCCTGGTCTTCGCCACGACTGCCGTCATTTTCGCGGTGACGGTCCGGCTGGCGGTCACGGGGCACATCCCCTACGTGCGAAACCTCGTCGCGTTCATGGCCCACGACCAGATCCAGCGCGACGAGATGACGGCGCAAACCAAGGTCTCGGCGATGGCGAAGATGGTGGGGACGATGCAGGCCCAGCTCCTCCGCCTGGATGCCTTGGGCGAGCGCGTTTCCAAGCTGGCCGGAATCAATCCGGAAACCTTCCGCTTCGGCGATCTGCCGGGCGAGGGCGGTCCCCTCGATCCGGGCGCACGCCAGGTGAGCATCGGCGAACTGCAGCAGCAGGTCGCGAGCGTCGACAAGCAGGTCGAACAGCGCGCCGACTACCTTCGCGTCGTCGAGTCGGAACTGGTGGCGAACCAGGCGAGCGATGCGCTGCTGCCCCATGGGACCCCAGTACGCACCGGCTATATTGGTTCCGGGTACGGTGAGCGCCTGGATCCGTTCACCGGCCGCTGGTCCCTCCATCCCGGTATCGACTTCGACGCGCCGAAGGGTACGCCCATTCTGGCCGCGGCCGGCGGCGTCGTGGTCCGCGCCCAGCGCACCCCCGATTACGGCAACATGGTCGAGATCGACCACGGCAACGGCCTGTCGACCCTGTACGGCCACGCCAGCCGGCTCGACGTCAAGGTCGGCGACATCGTCCGCAAGGGGCAGGAGATCGCCGAGGTCGGCTCGACCGGCCGTTCGACCGGGCCGCATCTGCATTTCGAGGTGCGCGTTCATGAGGTGCCGCAGAATCCCACGCGCTATCTGGCTGCGCTGCAGCATGGCTTCCGGGGCAAGGGGCGTCGTTGGGTCCGCGCCAAAGTCGTGCCCCCGGCCGAAGCGGTGAGCGTCCAGTAG
- a CDS encoding putative uncharacterized protein (Precursor), protein MPLLRSVSFSFFPTRAGIAGALVAALAAMAPMAPPAFAQTPPSPRAAAPLPLTTTAQLLAGVMPKGKLAADPAVADIVAGPAWRAHRAAARAGARQLRIRLAHMHAWEARHLPRTRGTLLYPFSGPDLINAYALFPDADTYVFFSLEPVGTVPALGSLDDSGRAALFHDLRAALNDFVALNFFITPDMAEKLQTDSLDGTVPVLMAMMGVLNLHVDSIRPYDPFAGKAGAHPAHPVRGVRIAFTNPRNGHHQTLIYLAINVGDHALRHRHPGFLPWLRTFRNPTVLIKSASYLLHEPHFRLLRAELLSRSRVIVQDDSGIPYRMLKKAGYAVTLFGHYQEPVKLFHNYRQPDLEDAYTSAGTLPPLPFPFGYNWRKEGGSGLILAVRKAP, encoded by the coding sequence ATGCCTTTGTTACGGAGCGTTTCTTTCTCATTTTTCCCGACGCGCGCCGGGATCGCCGGGGCTCTGGTGGCGGCCCTTGCCGCCATGGCGCCGATGGCGCCCCCGGCATTTGCCCAAACACCTCCCTCCCCGCGGGCCGCCGCACCGCTGCCGCTCACGACGACGGCCCAACTGCTCGCCGGCGTCATGCCCAAAGGCAAGCTCGCCGCCGATCCCGCCGTCGCGGACATCGTCGCCGGTCCGGCCTGGCGCGCGCACCGCGCCGCCGCACGGGCGGGTGCCCGGCAACTGCGCATCCGCCTGGCGCACATGCATGCCTGGGAAGCGCGCCACCTTCCGCGGACCCGCGGAACGCTGCTCTATCCGTTCAGCGGCCCAGACCTGATCAACGCCTACGCCCTGTTCCCGGATGCCGACACGTACGTGTTCTTCAGCCTGGAACCGGTCGGCACGGTGCCGGCGCTCGGCAGCCTCGACGACAGCGGGCGCGCCGCCTTGTTTCACGATCTGCGCGCCGCGCTCAACGACTTCGTCGCCCTCAATTTCTTCATCACCCCCGACATGGCGGAGAAGCTGCAGACCGATTCCCTCGACGGAACGGTGCCCGTCCTCATGGCAATGATGGGGGTGCTGAACCTCCACGTTGACAGCATCCGCCCGTACGACCCCTTTGCCGGAAAAGCGGGCGCGCACCCGGCGCACCCGGTGCGGGGCGTGCGGATCGCCTTCACCAATCCGCGCAACGGCCATCACCAGACGCTGATCTATCTTGCGATCAACGTCGGCGACCATGCGCTGCGTCACCGCCACCCCGGATTCCTTCCCTGGCTGCGCACGTTCCGCAACCCGACGGTGCTGATCAAATCGGCGTCGTATCTGCTGCACGAGCCCCACTTCCGATTGCTGCGCGCGGAACTGCTGTCCCGATCCCGCGTGATCGTGCAGGACGACAGCGGCATCCCCTATCGGATGCTGAAGAAGGCGGGCTACGCCGTGACGCTCTTCGGCCACTACCAGGAGCCCGTCAAGCTGTTTCACAACTACCGGCAGCCGGACCTCGAGGATGCCTACACGAGCGCCGGCACGCTCCCTCCCCTTCCGTTCCCGTTCGGATACAACTGGCGCAAGGAGGGCGGGTCGGGACTGATTCTGGCGGTGCGGAAGGCGCCGTGA
- a CDS encoding cell division protein FtsZ: MAFEILETETAGTVIKVIGVGGAGGNAVEHMIQRGVQGVDFICANTDHQALSRSSAKNVIQLGKTGLGAGSRPEMGRAAAEEARDRIADALRGAHMVFITAGMGGGTGTGAAPVVAEVAKELGILTVAVVSKPFEFEGPKRAKVADAGLGDLQDNVHSMIVILNSKLEEVLGEDAEMADCFRTADDVLHNACAGIAEIINTPGLVNVDFEDVKTVMSEHGKAMMGTATASGTDRARVAAEQAVACPLLEGVDLSGARGVLVNITASGSLKMKETSVVMNTIRAFAAEDATVIFGAVRDDSMGDSLRVTVVATGLGRAASVARKPSLTVLARTGTDNAPMTAPTPMGAATPAPSSATTNYGQYDMPAVFRTRAVAGQSADEVGGPEMRFEIPAFLRKQAD, from the coding sequence ATGGCATTTGAAATTCTCGAGACCGAAACCGCCGGAACCGTGATCAAGGTGATCGGGGTCGGCGGCGCCGGCGGCAATGCCGTCGAACATATGATCCAGCGGGGCGTGCAGGGGGTGGACTTCATCTGCGCGAACACCGACCACCAGGCGTTGTCGCGGTCGAGCGCCAAGAACGTGATCCAACTCGGCAAGACCGGCCTCGGTGCGGGTAGCCGCCCCGAGATGGGCCGTGCCGCAGCCGAGGAGGCCCGCGACCGTATCGCCGACGCACTGCGCGGCGCGCACATGGTGTTCATCACCGCGGGGATGGGCGGCGGAACCGGTACCGGCGCCGCGCCTGTGGTGGCGGAAGTGGCCAAGGAGTTGGGCATCCTGACCGTTGCGGTGGTGTCCAAGCCGTTCGAGTTCGAGGGGCCGAAACGCGCCAAGGTCGCGGACGCGGGTCTCGGCGACCTGCAGGACAACGTCCATTCGATGATCGTCATCCTCAACAGCAAGCTCGAGGAGGTGCTGGGCGAAGATGCCGAGATGGCCGACTGCTTCCGCACCGCCGACGACGTTCTGCACAACGCCTGCGCCGGCATCGCCGAGATCATCAACACGCCGGGCCTCGTCAACGTCGACTTCGAGGACGTGAAGACGGTGATGAGTGAACACGGCAAGGCGATGATGGGGACGGCCACGGCTTCGGGAACCGATCGCGCCCGTGTCGCCGCCGAGCAGGCCGTCGCCTGCCCGCTCCTCGAAGGAGTGGACCTGTCGGGCGCGCGCGGCGTGCTCGTCAACATCACCGCCAGCGGCTCCTTGAAAATGAAGGAGACGAGCGTGGTGATGAACACCATCCGCGCGTTTGCCGCCGAGGACGCCACGGTGATCTTCGGCGCCGTGCGCGACGACAGCATGGGCGACAGTCTGCGGGTCACGGTGGTGGCCACCGGCCTGGGCCGCGCCGCCTCGGTGGCACGCAAGCCGTCGCTTACCGTGCTGGCCCGCACCGGAACGGACAACGCCCCCATGACGGCGCCGACGCCGATGGGCGCCGCGACGCCGGCGCCGTCCTCCGCGACCACCAATTACGGCCAGTACGACATGCCGGCAGTGTTCCGTACGCGCGCCGTGGCGGGTCAGTCCGCCGACGAGGTCGGCGGACCGGAGATGCGGTTCGAGATCCCGGCCTTCCTGCGCAAGCAGGCGGACTGA
- a CDS encoding epoxide hydrolase — protein MNRRECLQALAAAAAGTAFAPRDGAAAAEAADPPTTSRFFRTSDGVRLHVLERRPARAGRSAPTIVLVPGWCMPASIWSHQLAAFGARWRTIAFDPRGQGRSEVPRSGYNADRRADDIADLLAQEDRVVLVGWSLGVLDALQYIYRHGPDRLAGLALVDNSIGEPPAPRGGGQFFQDLRQRREPTVNAFVRGMFHRPQPQTEIDRLVREALRMPLADSIALLSYPIPRSHWRRIVEGFDRPLAYLVTPRLRAQSEHLQRARPASRIAVFEHAGHALFVDEAARFNRIVAAWLDTDITSSDRARA, from the coding sequence ATGAACCGCCGCGAATGCCTGCAGGCGCTGGCAGCGGCCGCGGCGGGAACCGCCTTCGCACCGCGGGACGGCGCGGCGGCGGCCGAAGCAGCCGATCCGCCCACCACTTCCCGGTTCTTCCGCACCTCGGACGGCGTGCGCCTGCACGTCCTGGAGCGACGCCCGGCCCGTGCGGGACGTTCCGCCCCGACCATCGTCCTGGTCCCCGGCTGGTGCATGCCTGCGAGCATCTGGTCGCATCAACTGGCAGCCTTCGGCGCACGCTGGCGGACCATCGCATTCGATCCGCGCGGCCAGGGCCGGTCCGAGGTTCCCCGCAGCGGCTACAACGCGGACCGGCGCGCCGACGACATCGCCGATCTGCTCGCGCAAGAGGATCGCGTGGTGCTGGTCGGCTGGTCGTTGGGGGTGCTCGACGCGCTGCAGTACATCTACCGCCATGGGCCGGACCGCCTCGCGGGACTCGCGCTGGTCGACAATTCGATCGGCGAGCCGCCGGCGCCCCGGGGCGGCGGGCAGTTTTTCCAGGATCTCCGGCAGCGCAGGGAGCCGACCGTGAATGCGTTCGTGCGCGGCATGTTCCACCGCCCGCAACCGCAAACGGAGATCGACCGCCTGGTCCGCGAAGCGCTGCGCATGCCGCTCGCCGACAGCATCGCCCTGCTTTCCTATCCCATCCCGCGCAGCCACTGGCGCCGGATCGTGGAGGGCTTCGACCGGCCGCTCGCCTACCTGGTTACGCCCCGCCTGCGGGCGCAATCCGAGCACCTGCAGCGAGCCCGTCCGGCAAGCCGCATCGCCGTGTTCGAACATGCCGGACATGCCCTGTTCGTCGACGAAGCGGCGCGGTTCAACCGCATCGTCGCCGCCTGGCTCGATACCGACATCACCAGTTCGGATCGCGCTCGGGCGTAG
- a CDS encoding isxo7 transposase: MVSWRMDTEDARRLSPAEQHERRRQVIRAYKRKVNKSQIARDVGLSYSATCKIIDRYEAGGMAALAPRVRGRRTGDKRVLTQEQEAAIQRTICDRRPEQLKMEFALWSRAAVMQLIEREYGITLHLRSVGKYLARWGFTPQKPIKRAYEQSPEAVRAWLQETYPAIAERAKAEDAEIHWGDETALVNTDVRGRSFAPKGKTPVTMAVGGTRQKLSMLASVTNQGKARWMIIDGAFNHEKLIEFFEALVADAGRKVFLILDNLGVHHCKPVKAWLAEHPAQMEVFYLPSYSPELNPEERLNADLKHVIRRKVPARSKAKLRAATEEHMAVIGSEPERVKAYFRDPNVKYAA; the protein is encoded by the coding sequence GTGGTCTCATGGCGCATGGACACAGAAGACGCCCGCCGGCTCAGTCCGGCAGAACAGCATGAGCGCCGACGCCAGGTGATTCGTGCTTACAAACGCAAGGTCAACAAGAGTCAGATTGCGCGTGATGTGGGGCTGAGCTACTCAGCGACGTGCAAGATCATTGACCGGTATGAAGCGGGGGGCATGGCCGCGCTGGCGCCGCGGGTTCGCGGGCGGCGAACGGGCGACAAGCGCGTTCTGACGCAGGAGCAAGAGGCGGCAATCCAGCGCACGATTTGCGACCGGCGCCCGGAGCAACTCAAGATGGAGTTTGCGTTGTGGAGTCGCGCGGCGGTGATGCAACTCATCGAGCGTGAGTACGGGATCACGCTGCATCTGCGCTCGGTGGGGAAGTACCTGGCGCGCTGGGGCTTCACGCCTCAGAAGCCGATCAAGCGCGCCTATGAGCAATCGCCTGAAGCGGTTCGTGCATGGCTGCAGGAGACTTACCCCGCCATTGCCGAGCGCGCCAAGGCTGAGGATGCCGAGATTCACTGGGGCGATGAGACGGCCCTGGTCAACACCGATGTGCGCGGGCGCAGTTTCGCGCCCAAAGGTAAGACACCGGTGACCATGGCCGTCGGTGGCACACGCCAGAAGCTCTCGATGCTGGCCAGCGTGACCAATCAGGGCAAGGCGCGCTGGATGATCATCGACGGGGCGTTCAATCACGAGAAACTGATCGAGTTTTTTGAGGCACTCGTGGCCGACGCCGGACGCAAGGTGTTTCTGATTCTGGACAACCTCGGCGTCCATCACTGCAAACCCGTCAAGGCGTGGCTGGCCGAGCACCCCGCTCAGATGGAAGTGTTCTATCTGCCCAGCTACAGCCCCGAACTCAACCCCGAGGAGCGCCTCAATGCCGACCTCAAGCACGTCATCCGCCGCAAGGTCCCAGCTCGCAGCAAGGCAAAGCTTCGTGCCGCGACCGAGGAACACATGGCCGTCATCGGCAGTGAACCCGAACGTGTCAAAGCCTACTTCCGTGACCCGAACGTCAAATACGCCGCCTGA